In the Nitrospirales bacterium LBB_01 genome, one interval contains:
- a CDS encoding rubredoxin, protein MLQCQAPTCGYIYNPTTRDRQERKIPPGTKFENLPDDWRCPLCGVNKNSLNV, encoded by the coding sequence ATGTTGCAGTGTCAAGCACCAACTTGTGGTTACATATACAACCCAACGACCCGTGACAGACAAGAAAGGAAGATACCACCGGGCACAAAATTTGAGAATTTACCGGATGACTGGAGATGCCCACTTTGCGGGGTAAATAAAAATTCTTTAAATGTATAG
- a CDS encoding PAS domain S-box protein, with protein MTKRDITNRTTNILLIISILVTIAFPAYNLVFLYPSFDELLIKNTEDEAVRTARFLSSSVFLNNEKINKNDISQEFIKNLENMQSDFEIIELKIYAPDGEVLYCSDTEDIGEVNQHTYFHQIVAKGHKYTKLVPKMSKSSENKTLNSDVVETYIPIMRDGKFAGAFEIYYDVTLKKELLTDLVSRSSIMVIILSIIFMAMSLFIYLRNRKEYSISNTLDNYLEQHKYMSIYLFVITMATVFISEFFIMVMLDRIKKNLSISSELLLNFMDSLILVFVLYPIMYFFVFKPLLIQITERKQMAEFLRVAEKEWDTIFNSISDMISVHGVDFSIKRVNNAFLNFYGVTHKDVIGKKCYEIVHDSTHPFNDCPHLRCIQSKIPEVQEILDENISVPVLESVSPVFDEQGNLTSSVHIAKDITHIKKVEMELKEKAIQLQHLNENLQVLVSEEIEKHRQKEQMQFGQQGFPMRVYSTLR; from the coding sequence GTGACAAAGAGGGATATCACTAATAGGACAACAAATATTTTACTAATTATTTCTATATTAGTCACAATCGCTTTTCCTGCGTACAATCTTGTTTTTTTATACCCATCCTTTGACGAATTACTTATAAAAAATACTGAAGATGAGGCAGTAAGGACAGCCCGTTTTTTATCTTCATCAGTTTTTTTGAATAATGAGAAAATTAATAAAAATGACATATCTCAGGAGTTTATTAAGAACCTGGAGAATATGCAATCAGATTTTGAAATTATAGAACTCAAAATTTATGCACCTGATGGTGAGGTGTTGTATTGCTCAGATACTGAGGATATAGGAGAGGTAAACCAACATACATACTTCCACCAAATTGTAGCCAAAGGGCATAAATATACGAAACTTGTACCTAAAATGAGTAAGTCATCAGAAAATAAAACACTAAATTCAGATGTTGTTGAGACATACATCCCAATTATGAGGGATGGCAAGTTCGCTGGAGCATTTGAGATTTATTATGATGTAACACTTAAGAAGGAATTGCTCACAGACTTGGTGTCCCGTTCATCCATCATGGTTATCATCTTATCCATCATATTTATGGCAATGTCACTGTTTATATATTTAAGAAATAGAAAAGAATATAGTATTTCTAATACGTTGGATAACTATTTAGAACAACATAAGTATATGTCAATCTACCTGTTTGTTATCACAATGGCTACTGTATTTATTTCTGAATTTTTCATCATGGTGATGCTTGACAGAATAAAGAAGAATTTAAGTATATCCTCAGAACTGTTACTTAATTTTATGGATAGCCTTATTTTAGTATTTGTGCTTTACCCGATAATGTACTTCTTTGTATTTAAACCCTTATTGATACAAATAACAGAACGTAAACAAATGGCAGAATTTTTAAGAGTTGCCGAAAAAGAATGGGATACAATTTTTAATTCTATATCAGATATGATATCAGTGCATGGCGTAGATTTTTCCATAAAGCGAGTTAATAATGCTTTTTTAAATTTTTATGGTGTAACGCATAAAGATGTAATAGGTAAAAAGTGCTATGAGATTGTTCACGACTCAACACACCCTTTTAATGACTGTCCCCATTTGCGGTGCATTCAATCAAAAATACCGGAAGTGCAGGAGATATTAGATGAAAATATATCTGTACCCGTCCTTGAAAGTGTTTCACCAGTTTTTGATGAGCAAGGCAACTTAACAAGTTCCGTCCACATTGCCAAAGATATAACGCACATTAAAAAAGTGGAGATGGAATTAAAAGAAAAGGCAATACAACTTCAACACTTAAACGAAAATCTACAAGTTTTGGTTAGTGAAGAGATAGAAAAACACAGACAGAAGGAACAGATGCAGTTCGGGCAGCAGGGCTTTCCGATGCGGGTATATAGCACTCTCAGGTAG
- a CDS encoding PAS domain S-box protein, with protein sequence MEPIIKQELELQSRVARVTEKRKDIEDQLSLSEQGFRVIFEQSPIGIALIEYKTRKCIQVNQMFCNIIGYSFEELPEHTFEDIMQPYDLEQQIDRIDRLFNSEHRILHMEKLYVRKDSKTVWLNIVCVPMFVETEQTLYTFILVDDITERKQIEEEVRNLNNNLKEMVNAEIEKRRAQEQMLIQQSKMASMGEMIGLIAHQWKQPINAVGIKIQDLKDAYTYGEVDDKYIDDAVGSTMNLINFMAKTIDDFRNFFIPTRNKLLFDVNSAINELMSMFGSIFRKSNIHVSVNVEQDALLIVLGYPNEFKQVVLNILNNSKDAIVSKKKISFRIRGCINVNIGNNEDKSKIITTISDNGGGIPDDVIGQIFEPYFTTKEKEGTGIGLYMSKTIIETNMGGSLTVRNIEGGAEFSIILNAQCSNEEDIM encoded by the coding sequence ATGGAACCTATAATAAAACAAGAACTTGAATTGCAATCAAGAGTGGCAAGAGTTACAGAAAAGAGAAAAGATATTGAAGATCAATTATCTCTAAGTGAGCAGGGATTCAGGGTTATTTTTGAGCAATCACCGATAGGTATTGCACTTATTGAGTATAAAACCAGAAAATGTATTCAGGTCAATCAGATGTTTTGCAATATTATCGGTTACTCTTTTGAGGAACTCCCAGAGCATACGTTTGAAGATATTATGCAGCCATATGATTTAGAGCAGCAAATTGATAGAATAGACCGATTGTTTAACAGTGAACACCGTATTTTGCATATGGAAAAACTATATGTTCGTAAGGATTCTAAAACGGTATGGCTGAACATTGTCTGTGTTCCGATGTTTGTAGAAACAGAGCAAACCCTTTATACTTTTATCTTAGTTGACGATATTACCGAACGTAAACAGATTGAGGAGGAGGTAAGAAATTTAAATAACAACCTTAAGGAAATGGTAAATGCGGAAATAGAAAAAAGACGAGCACAAGAACAGATGTTAATCCAACAATCTAAGATGGCCTCTATGGGTGAAATGATTGGGTTAATTGCTCACCAATGGAAACAGCCAATAAATGCTGTGGGAATAAAAATACAGGACTTAAAAGATGCATATACCTATGGTGAAGTTGATGATAAATATATTGATGATGCTGTAGGTTCTACGATGAATCTAATTAACTTTATGGCAAAAACTATAGATGATTTCAGAAATTTCTTTATACCTACAAGGAATAAACTATTGTTCGATGTAAATTCGGCCATAAATGAACTAATGTCAATGTTCGGAAGTATCTTTAGAAAGAGCAATATACATGTTTCTGTAAATGTTGAACAAGATGCACTTCTGATCGTCTTAGGATATCCTAACGAGTTTAAACAGGTTGTTCTCAACATTTTGAATAACTCTAAAGATGCAATAGTCTCAAAAAAGAAAATAAGTTTTCGTATTAGAGGATGTATAAATGTTAATATTGGTAACAACGAAGACAAGTCAAAAATTATTACCACTATATCAGATAACGGCGGTGGAATTCCGGATGATGTAATAGGACAAATATTTGAGCCATACTTTACAACAAAAGAAAAGGAAGGCACAGGGATAGGGCTCTACATGTCCAAAACAATAATAGAAACAAATATGGGCGGTAGTTTGACAGTAAGAAATATTGAAGGGGGTGCAGAGTTTTCAATAATTCTCAATGCCCAATGCAGTAATGAAGAGGATATAATGTGA
- a CDS encoding PAS domain S-box protein, whose amino-acid sequence MEDNTDKIKVLLIEDDTSDADYISELLSEITCINFIIENVQSLTEAKKYLSLAFDTNVILLDLNLPGSYGFDTFLHLKKLTPNIPILILTGLEDEELANRAVLEGAMNYLVKSELKSRALARSIYHAVEHHKLTQRIKQSNELRFYQIIKQNADGILIIDMDGRVRFVNPAAEKLFGKKSDELVGEYFGFPVVSSNKTEIEILHKNGRSASIEMKVVEMEWEDEIVLLASLRDITQRKRLLAKISDLNKNLEQKVIEEVEKRRIQENLLIQKSKMATMGEMINSIAHQWKQPLHSLSLIIQDIKEAYIFKQMDEKYIDDTIDSAMKQIIFMSDTVTDFRDFFKPTKVKVQIDINIVINSVLAIVASELMHLKITINHKCKCMIHDLSSENCTSIKTCAYNLLNVLVYPNEIKQVLLNIIVNAKDAITSARLKGMLKDNENGVIQITSLNDKEGIKVIIEDNAGGIPESLLNKIFEPYFSTKGDEGTGIGLYMSKIIIEHNMGGKLYVNNTDKGAAFTIEIPNESV is encoded by the coding sequence ATGGAAGATAATACCGATAAAATAAAAGTGTTGCTTATTGAAGACGACACAAGCGATGCAGATTACATAAGTGAGCTGCTGTCTGAGATTACTTGCATCAACTTTATCATAGAAAATGTGCAAAGCCTTACAGAGGCGAAAAAATATCTTTCCCTTGCCTTTGACACGAATGTGATATTGCTGGATCTTAACCTTCCTGGCTCTTACGGTTTCGATACGTTCTTACATTTAAAAAAGCTGACGCCTAATATCCCCATATTGATTTTGACAGGACTGGAGGATGAGGAGTTAGCCAATCGGGCAGTACTTGAGGGAGCCATGAATTATCTTGTTAAAAGTGAACTTAAAAGCAGAGCATTGGCACGCTCCATATACCATGCCGTAGAGCATCATAAACTTACTCAAAGGATAAAGCAATCGAATGAACTTCGTTTTTATCAAATAATTAAACAAAATGCTGATGGCATTTTAATAATTGATATGGATGGGCGTGTGCGATTTGTAAATCCTGCTGCTGAGAAATTATTCGGTAAAAAATCAGATGAGCTGGTAGGTGAGTATTTTGGTTTTCCAGTTGTATCGTCAAATAAGACTGAGATAGAGATTTTGCATAAAAACGGAAGATCTGCCTCGATAGAAATGAAAGTTGTTGAAATGGAGTGGGAGGATGAGATTGTACTTTTAGCTTCTTTACGTGATATTACACAGCGGAAGCGGCTCTTGGCAAAAATAAGCGATTTAAATAAGAATTTAGAGCAAAAAGTTATAGAGGAGGTAGAAAAGCGCAGGATACAGGAGAATTTATTAATTCAAAAATCCAAAATGGCCACAATGGGTGAGATGATAAACTCTATAGCACACCAGTGGAAGCAGCCGCTTCACTCTCTAAGTCTTATCATTCAGGATATCAAGGAGGCCTATATATTTAAGCAAATGGATGAAAAATATATTGATGACACTATAGACTCAGCCATGAAGCAAATTATCTTTATGTCTGATACAGTAACCGATTTCAGGGATTTCTTTAAACCGACAAAAGTAAAAGTACAAATAGATATAAACATAGTGATCAATTCAGTGTTAGCCATAGTAGCCTCGGAGCTGATGCATTTAAAAATTACAATTAATCATAAATGTAAATGTATGATTCATGATCTATCATCAGAGAATTGTACATCTATAAAAACATGTGCATATAACCTTCTAAATGTACTCGTCTATCCCAATGAAATAAAGCAGGTGCTGTTAAATATTATAGTAAACGCTAAGGACGCAATAACATCGGCAAGATTAAAAGGGATGCTTAAAGATAACGAAAATGGAGTGATTCAGATAACTTCATTAAATGACAAAGAAGGCATTAAGGTAATAATAGAAGATAATGCAGGAGGCATTCCAGAGAGCCTCCTTAATAAAATATTTGAGCCCTATTTTAGTACTAAAGGAGACGAGGGGACGGGAATTGGCCTATATATGTCAAAAATTATAATAGAACATAATATGGGCGGCAAACTCTACGTAAATAATACGGATAAAGGGGCAGCATTTACAATAGAGATTCCTAACGAAAGTGTATAA
- a CDS encoding response regulator, producing MNRILVVDDDADLRENLQEALEVAGFKAKTSSSASEALDAGYIENFDIVLMDLIMPGIKGLDAILEFKKQNPKVKIIVITAFATIDSAIEAIKKGADEFISKPFDVEELLVIIRRVIEEAGFEEHLSNKPDLDNIMGTLSNPLRRKIIKFLGINKKARFSDILKYLDVEDNAKAAFHLKNLKELNIIIQGTDKLYKLTRDGERVLKTLQVSEKLLID from the coding sequence ATGAATAGGATACTGGTAGTTGATGACGACGCTGATTTACGGGAAAATCTTCAGGAAGCGTTGGAGGTTGCCGGTTTTAAAGCAAAAACTTCAAGTTCAGCCTCAGAAGCTTTGGATGCAGGTTATATAGAAAACTTTGACATAGTACTGATGGACTTAATCATGCCTGGAATTAAGGGTTTAGATGCCATCTTAGAATTTAAGAAACAAAATCCGAAAGTAAAAATAATCGTAATAACTGCATTTGCAACTATAGATAGTGCCATAGAGGCAATAAAAAAGGGGGCAGATGAATTTATCTCAAAGCCGTTTGACGTAGAGGAACTGCTTGTTATCATTCGAAGGGTAATTGAAGAGGCTGGATTTGAAGAGCATCTTTCTAACAAACCTGATCTTGACAACATCATGGGTACACTTTCAAATCCGCTTAGAAGAAAAATTATTAAATTTTTAGGCATTAACAAAAAAGCGCGGTTTTCCGATATACTTAAATATCTTGACGTAGAGGATAATGCCAAGGCTGCCTTTCATCTGAAGAATCTAAAAGAACTCAATATTATCATTCAAGGTACTGATAAACTTTACAAATTAACGAGAGACGGTGAGAGAGTTTTAAAGACTTTACAGGTATCAGAAAAGTTGCTGATAGATTAG
- a CDS encoding response regulator — protein sequence MMSQEHITRVLLVEDDEEDIYYLKEILSETDTTLFELCFAKSLKAAIDALQEDSFDVILLDLFLSDSEGIDTFKLLRLNAKKKPIIILSALDDENLAIRAIKEGAQDYIFKWKVNGEVLVRTIKYSIERNRLLVEIEQAAENRFFKIIEKNADAIVIVDRSGFILFVNPALEEMFERACEDLIGELFGFPMVAGETVEIDIVNRAGTMKIAEMRMVEFPWEGETVYLASLRDVTERKKTEQLLFQSEKMVSIGRLASGVAHEINNPLSNVLLITHTLKNRLQSSNTDDYIVKKLDLLKKNIERATAITKELLTFSRQSPTNMIYADINDIIESSLTLVSSKLKGIEITKKLSDVPGIRCDYMRLEQVFINIFNNAAEAMTYGGQLNITTKQSDGFVEVMVTDTGIGISDEHMKNIFDPFYTTKESGTSIGMGLYICYSIVREHDGSIVITSPKNTGVVVTIKFPQAEVHE from the coding sequence GTGATGTCACAAGAGCATATAACACGGGTATTATTGGTTGAGGATGACGAAGAGGATATCTATTACCTGAAAGAAATTCTCTCAGAGACCGATACTACCTTGTTTGAGCTTTGTTTTGCAAAAAGCCTTAAAGCCGCTATTGATGCCTTACAAGAAGATAGCTTTGACGTCATATTACTTGATTTGTTTTTGTCTGACAGCGAAGGGATAGATACATTTAAACTACTTCGTCTAAATGCCAAAAAGAAACCTATAATAATACTCTCAGCGCTGGACGATGAAAACCTTGCCATTAGAGCTATCAAAGAAGGTGCTCAGGACTATATTTTTAAGTGGAAAGTTAACGGCGAGGTTTTGGTGCGTACAATTAAATACTCCATAGAGCGTAACAGGCTGCTTGTTGAAATAGAACAAGCGGCGGAGAACAGGTTTTTTAAAATAATTGAGAAAAATGCTGACGCTATAGTAATCGTTGATAGGAGCGGGTTCATTCTATTTGTTAATCCGGCTCTTGAGGAGATGTTTGAACGAGCATGCGAGGATCTTATCGGTGAACTGTTTGGATTTCCAATGGTGGCCGGTGAAACTGTAGAGATTGATATTGTAAATAGGGCAGGAACCATGAAAATAGCAGAGATGAGAATGGTAGAATTCCCTTGGGAAGGTGAGACTGTTTATCTTGCCTCACTTCGTGATGTAACAGAGAGAAAAAAGACAGAACAGTTGCTATTCCAATCTGAAAAAATGGTTTCTATCGGACGCCTTGCCTCAGGCGTAGCACACGAGATAAACAATCCCTTAAGTAATGTCTTACTGATTACCCACACTCTGAAAAACAGACTCCAAAGTTCAAACACTGACGACTATATAGTAAAAAAACTTGACTTGCTCAAAAAAAACATTGAAAGAGCTACAGCGATAACAAAAGAACTGCTAACTTTTTCAAGGCAAAGTCCCACAAATATGATTTACGCAGACATTAACGATATAATTGAAAGCTCACTTACTTTAGTTTCTTCAAAACTAAAGGGAATAGAAATCACTAAAAAACTGTCAGATGTTCCTGGCATAAGATGTGATTATATGAGGCTTGAGCAGGTGTTTATTAATATTTTTAACAACGCAGCAGAGGCAATGACCTATGGAGGACAGCTTAATATAACAACCAAACAATCAGATGGATTTGTAGAAGTAATGGTAACCGATACCGGAATTGGCATTTCAGATGAGCACATGAAAAATATTTTTGACCCGTTTTATACGACTAAAGAAAGTGGGACGTCAATAGGCATGGGACTTTATATTTGCTACAGTATTGTTAGAGAACACGATGGGAGCATAGTAATTACTTCTCCTAAAAATACAGGAGTCGTTGTAACAATTAAGTTTCCACAGGCAGAGGTACATGAATAG
- the kaiC gene encoding circadian clock protein KaiC, with amino-acid sequence MAMTTAGAEIIKIESHIPGFDWIAKGGFPRNRSTLLSGTAGSAKTVFVTQFLVEGIKINGEKGVFVTFEESPEEIRRNMKSFGWDITQYEAEGKWAFVDASPQPETEMVEAGVYDMGGLLARIEYAIKKIGASRVSLDSLGAFFSQFSDRATVRREIFRIIYALRKMNVTSIITAERTEEQGIIARFGVEEFVADNVVILRNTLESEKRRRTIEILKFRGTDHQKGEFPFTIIPGEGMIIIPLSAIELKQKSSDIRITSGCPELDNMCAGGFYRDSIILVSGATGTGKTLMVTHFMAGGANNNERCLIFAFEESREQLFRNGKGWGVNYEQMEKEGSLKVICEYPETSSLEDHLIRMKKVIESYKPNRIAVDSLSALERVSSLRSFREFVISLTSFIKHQEVAGLFTSTTPTLLGGTSITETHISTITDSIILLRYVELFGETRRGVTVLKMRGSTHDKEIREFQIDSKGMHIGNPFRNVVGILTGNPMQISSSEVNRTAELFKDS; translated from the coding sequence ATGGCTATGACAACAGCAGGTGCTGAGATAATAAAAATTGAATCACATATACCAGGTTTTGATTGGATAGCAAAAGGCGGATTTCCAAGGAACCGCTCAACACTTCTTTCAGGTACGGCAGGGAGCGCTAAAACCGTGTTTGTCACGCAGTTTTTGGTAGAAGGGATAAAGATTAATGGAGAAAAAGGAGTTTTCGTTACATTTGAGGAATCACCTGAGGAAATAAGAAGAAATATGAAGAGCTTCGGCTGGGATATAACGCAGTACGAGGCCGAGGGGAAGTGGGCATTTGTAGATGCCTCCCCACAGCCTGAAACCGAAATGGTTGAGGCCGGTGTATATGATATGGGAGGGCTTTTAGCCCGTATAGAGTATGCAATTAAGAAAATTGGCGCCTCTCGGGTTTCTTTGGATTCACTGGGTGCATTCTTTAGCCAGTTTTCAGACAGAGCTACTGTGCGCAGGGAGATTTTCCGCATTATATACGCCCTAAGAAAAATGAATGTAACAAGCATTATAACTGCTGAGCGTACCGAGGAGCAAGGCATAATTGCCCGTTTTGGAGTTGAGGAGTTTGTTGCAGATAACGTAGTTATCCTTAGAAACACTTTGGAGTCGGAAAAGAGACGACGCACTATAGAGATACTGAAGTTTCGTGGAACAGACCATCAAAAGGGGGAATTTCCTTTTACGATAATTCCAGGCGAGGGCATGATTATCATTCCGCTTTCTGCAATAGAACTTAAGCAAAAGTCATCAGACATAAGAATCACTTCAGGATGCCCTGAGCTTGACAACATGTGCGCAGGTGGTTTCTACAGGGATTCTATAATTTTAGTTTCAGGTGCTACAGGAACCGGTAAGACCCTGATGGTAACTCATTTTATGGCAGGTGGAGCTAACAATAATGAGAGATGCCTGATTTTTGCCTTTGAAGAAAGTAGAGAACAACTCTTTAGAAATGGTAAAGGTTGGGGAGTTAACTACGAACAGATGGAAAAAGAGGGAAGTCTTAAGGTGATTTGCGAATACCCTGAGACATCATCACTTGAGGACCATCTGATAAGAATGAAAAAAGTCATTGAAAGCTACAAGCCTAACCGTATCGCTGTTGACAGCTTGTCAGCTCTTGAAAGGGTATCCAGTTTACGCAGCTTCAGAGAGTTTGTAATAAGCTTAACGTCATTTATAAAACATCAGGAGGTGGCAGGACTTTTCACATCAACAACGCCTACTCTTTTAGGCGGCACATCTATTACAGAAACCCACATTTCAACTATCACTGATTCAATTATCCTTCTGCGGTATGTTGAACTCTTTGGAGAGACCAGACGCGGCGTCACTGTTTTAAAAATGCGAGGCTCTACCCACGATAAAGAAATTCGTGAGTTTCAGATAGACAGCAAAGGAATGCACATTGGGAATCCCTTTAGAAATGTGGTGGGAATACTCACAGGTAACCCGATGCAGATTTCATCCTCTGAGGTTAACAGAACCGCCGAATTATTTAAAGACAGTTGA
- the kaiB gene encoding circadian clock protein KaiB — protein MGNFVLKLYITGKTPKSERAIANLKSLCEEELQNQYEMIIIDVLERPQLAEDEKILATPTLIKALPPPLRRIIGDLSDTEKVLLGLDLQPYEKNGKK, from the coding sequence ATGGGTAATTTTGTGTTGAAGCTCTACATAACCGGTAAGACGCCTAAATCGGAACGAGCGATTGCTAACTTAAAGAGTTTATGTGAAGAGGAGCTTCAGAACCAGTATGAGATGATTATAATAGATGTTCTGGAAAGACCTCAATTGGCAGAGGATGAGAAAATTCTTGCTACTCCTACTTTAATAAAAGCGCTGCCTCCGCCTCTGAGGCGTATCATAGGAGACCTTTCAGATACAGAAAAAGTGCTCTTAGGGCTTGATTTACAGCCATACGAAAAAAATGGGAAAAAATGA
- a CDS encoding response regulator gives MNDQKEIKLLIVEDDPGEITLIEELISGEGNIKLTIDKANSLSSALARLPQGNIDIVILDLILPDSMGMDTFNAIYYLIPEIPIVVLSGMDNDNLAIQAVSKGAQDYLLKGTFNGNLLLRSLLYAIERNRLKLELALERYENSLRQEMLSLGRLSGDPQASITSQMLGKSSLREGNKQIFNSFVKTYSEITDNAVQHRIYKTENSIQEPLLMLAEQLGFLKSGPRDVVEIHSEALKQKLEGMNTAKAQLYMEECRFILLELMGDLVSYYRNYFISFRKNIDT, from the coding sequence ATGAATGACCAAAAAGAGATAAAACTTCTTATTGTTGAAGATGATCCAGGTGAAATCACCCTTATAGAAGAACTTATCAGTGGTGAGGGAAACATAAAGCTCACAATTGATAAGGCGAACTCTTTGTCCTCGGCTCTGGCACGGCTGCCTCAGGGCAATATTGATATTGTAATCTTAGACCTCATACTGCCTGACAGCATGGGAATGGATACGTTTAATGCCATTTATTATTTGATACCTGAAATCCCGATAGTTGTACTTTCCGGTATGGATAACGACAATCTTGCAATTCAAGCAGTGTCCAAAGGCGCGCAGGATTATCTGTTAAAGGGTACCTTTAACGGCAATCTGCTTTTACGGTCTTTGTTGTATGCGATAGAAAGAAACAGACTGAAGTTGGAGTTAGCCTTAGAGCGTTATGAAAACAGTCTTCGTCAGGAAATGCTTTCTTTGGGGCGTCTCTCTGGCGACCCGCAAGCTTCTATTACATCTCAAATGCTTGGCAAGTCATCTTTGCGAGAAGGAAACAAGCAGATTTTTAACTCTTTTGTTAAAACATACTCTGAAATTACTGATAATGCAGTGCAGCATAGAATATATAAGACAGAAAACAGCATTCAGGAGCCGCTGCTTATGCTGGCTGAGCAGCTTGGTTTTCTAAAATCAGGGCCAAGAGATGTGGTTGAGATTCATTCCGAGGCGTTAAAGCAGAAGTTGGAGGGAATGAACACGGCAAAGGCTCAGTTGTATATGGAGGAGTGCCGTTTTATTCTTTTAGAGCTGATGGGAGATTTAGTCTCTTATTACCGTAATTATTTTATTTCTTTCAGAAAAAACATTGACACATAG
- a CDS encoding response regulator produces the protein MNTKQIEVLLVEDDPGDIDLMVEGLQGSKVLVNLGIVGDGEEAMLYLRKVGKYAKNPTPDLILLDLNLPKKDGRDVLREIKTDDNLKHIPVIVITTSDAEQDIVKSYNLGANSYVTKPVGFEEFIKVVNTIEEFWFTIVKLPPK, from the coding sequence ATGAATACAAAGCAGATTGAAGTACTGTTGGTAGAGGATGACCCGGGCGATATTGACCTTATGGTTGAGGGATTGCAGGGATCAAAAGTGCTTGTAAATCTCGGCATTGTGGGCGATGGCGAAGAGGCCATGTTATACCTAAGAAAGGTTGGTAAATATGCTAAGAATCCAACTCCTGACTTAATCCTTTTAGATCTTAATCTGCCCAAAAAAGACGGCAGAGACGTCCTCAGAGAAATCAAAACTGACGATAATCTTAAACATATACCTGTCATAGTGATTACAACAAGCGATGCTGAGCAGGATATTGTAAAGTCATACAATCTTGGTGCTAATTCTTACGTTACTAAACCGGTAGGATTTGAGGAGTTTATAAAAGTTGTAAACACTATAGAGGAGTTCTGGTTTACAATTGTGAAACTTCCTCCTAAGTAG